A genomic segment from Streptomyces antibioticus encodes:
- a CDS encoding ATP-binding protein: MSDLLRAPAEIKYAEELDWLESIDDNPKPFSWRLSPKMVRLFVLGAERADGLDREVAQKWFGDRSFVERSIVTLASDRGLLLIGDPGTGKSWLAELLAAAICRNSTQVVQGTAGTTEDHIKYSWNVSMVIAKGQSRESMIPSPIMTAMETGTIGRFEELTRSTSDVQDALISILSEKYISVPELDGAGGENIVFAKPGFSVIATANSRDRGVNDLSSALKRRFNFVRIPVITNKKSEAEIVRFRTEELLRRHQIELDVPPTLLDVLLQSFADLRASAAAAGSDDEKLESALSTAEQIGVLEDAILHSNFFGERALTARTLASSLVGSLARREPEDLAILNKYLHGVVEPRGKEEGGAWPEFLEGGRDAIATLS, translated from the coding sequence ATGTCCGACCTGCTGCGCGCCCCCGCCGAGATCAAGTACGCCGAGGAACTGGACTGGCTGGAGTCGATCGACGACAACCCCAAGCCGTTCTCCTGGCGGCTGTCGCCGAAGATGGTCCGCCTCTTCGTCCTCGGGGCCGAGCGCGCCGACGGTCTCGACCGGGAGGTCGCCCAGAAGTGGTTCGGCGACCGCAGCTTCGTCGAGCGGTCCATCGTCACCCTCGCCTCCGACCGCGGTCTGCTGCTGATCGGTGACCCCGGCACCGGCAAGAGCTGGCTCGCCGAACTGCTCGCCGCCGCGATCTGCCGCAACTCCACCCAGGTGGTGCAGGGCACGGCCGGCACCACCGAGGACCACATCAAGTACTCGTGGAACGTGTCCATGGTGATCGCCAAGGGCCAGTCGCGGGAGTCGATGATCCCCTCGCCGATCATGACCGCGATGGAGACCGGCACCATCGGCCGCTTCGAGGAGCTGACCCGCTCGACCAGTGACGTCCAGGACGCGCTGATCTCGATCCTCTCCGAGAAGTACATCTCCGTGCCCGAACTCGACGGCGCGGGCGGCGAGAACATCGTCTTCGCCAAGCCCGGCTTCTCCGTCATCGCCACCGCCAACAGCCGCGACCGCGGGGTCAACGACCTGTCCTCCGCGCTCAAGCGCCGCTTCAACTTCGTGCGCATCCCCGTCATCACGAACAAGAAGAGCGAGGCGGAGATCGTCCGCTTCCGCACCGAGGAACTGCTGCGCCGCCACCAGATCGAACTGGACGTCCCGCCGACCCTGCTCGACGTGCTGCTCCAGAGCTTCGCCGACCTGCGCGCCTCCGCCGCCGCGGCCGGCAGCGACGACGAGAAGCTGGAGTCCGCCCTGTCCACCGCCGAGCAGATCGGCGTCCTGGAGGACGCCATCCTGCACAGCAACTTCTTCGGCGAACGCGCCCTCACCGCCCGGACCCTCGCCTCCTCCCTGGTCGGCTCCCTGGCCCGGCGCGAGCCGGAGGACCTCGCCATCCTCAACAAGTACCTGCACGGCGTCGTCGAGCCGCGCGGCAAGGAAGAGGGCGGCGCCTGGCCGGAGTTCCTCGAGGGCGGCCGCGACGCGATCGCGACCCTGTCATGA